The DNA region TCCAGtcagagggggtgcaggggctgaggaAGACCAGACGCTCCTCACGTCAGGGGATGGCTCTCGCCCCTGCACAGAGCAATTCCCAGCCTGGCACTGGCTTTAGCTGAGTGCGCAGCTGGGTCCCCAAGAGAGGAGACTCAGCCTAGTGTGGTGACGGACCCACCCTCCTTAGGCCTGGGCCTGgctctctgtttccccatctggacTTTCCTTCCAGCCCCCACTCGGGGAGGCAGGGGAGTTGTGTTCCCTGTGCAGAATCCTGGGCAAGTTACTTTAccattctctgcctcagtttcccctagtaGACTGGAGGGGATATTTGCCTGTGCCATGCAAAGTGCTTGGCATCACTGGGTGAGACAGTGGGaagctgctgcctggagcaggccGAGCTAGGCTTGCACCAGAGTCCATAGTGGTTTGGGCCAAGTTCTGCCTTCCTTCAAGAACAACGCTAAGCTGTGTCTGTGGCGGCAGTAGCTGAGGGGAGCTTGCCACAAACACAGTCCGTGCCGGGGCTGAGATAAAACTGGGCAGAAGTTTTATAACAAGTTGGGTTGGGCCAAGCACTAGCTCCCTTTGAACACAAAGCCCAAAGCAAGTGTGGCCGTTACCATTTCAACAGTggtttttaaaatggtcaaaaatTCCAAAAAATGGAAAAGGGCCCTTTGCTCTCACTCCAACGTAAACCACTTCCTAGCCAGCCGCTTTCCTTCGGCaaacccctcccctggggctccGTTCATGGGCGGCCGTCGGCGAGCCCAGCTCCGAGCTCGACACCGGCATAAAGGCCAGATTTgccaaggtgctcagcacccgccCTTGTAACGCTTAGACCCTGAGCTTCCAAAGAGCTCAGCCCCTGACCCCTCTGGCGTTCACCAGTCCCCCTCTCCCGGtcacccagagccctgcctgccTTCTACATCAGCACCAAGAACAAAGCCTCTGACAGGCCCCCTCAGCTGCTACCGCTGCTGCGCCTGGAGACAGAACAGTCAGCCGCAGGGTAATGGGAGCCAGGAGCTGATAGGGCCAAAAGACCCCACAGGGAGCCACTTGCATTCCCAAAGTaagaccctgccccctcccctaccAGTAAGGGAAGGGGGGACACTCCCCCATCTGCcttttttctgctgctgcctgggctggCTTCCTGTGCAAAGCTGCTCTGAGCTCCATGCCCTCTGCCCGGCCTCCCATAGCAGGAGCAGGGACGGCGGAGCAGGAGTTAAGGGAAGGGGGTTCCCAGCAGAAATGAGGGCGGATGTGACTTGCTCCATCTACTGGCTCTGAGCTGATTCCAGCTCCCACGAGCTGCAAACCCCCTTTCCTTCTAagcagccccctctgccccctggcagGCAGTTAGTTCCTGGATGAGCCACGCTGGGGTATCAGAGCGGCCACTGGGCCTCTAACAACGTGGATTTGGGCCAGCGTGGAGGGGAGCAAAGGATACCTAAAACGAGACCTTGCAGAGCCCCCATGGCGTGTGCAAATAGCCCAGCCTCCTGAGCCAGGCGCCCTTGTTCTCCAGCGGCCAGGGCATGTCCTGGACGTGGTGTGAGGGCCCGAATGAGAGCCGGTAGGCAGAGCTCTGCTGTTCTAGGCAGGGCAGCTGCCACTACAAATCCATCCATGCCAACGATGCACTCCCAGTTGCTGTGTCATTGGGGGACAGGCCCTTCGGTGCCCTGAGCCAGACTAAAGCAGTGCCCTGGACAGTGTTAACGACGACCGAGGTTACACATGCCAGAGCCCCATGGGGCTTCTTGTCTGCCATGCCTCGGAGCCTGGCTCCCTTCCTGGCTCGGGCCACTCTCGCTTGTGCTGGCAGATCGCTCCTGACAGTCTGACACCAGCGGTGCGCTGCTGTCCGCTCCTCTTGCATCTGGGTATCTAGGGCCGTGCctctgccaggctgggctgcagggccTTGCAAACAAAGGCACCAAGCAAACCCTGTGCCCGGCCAACTGCCcccccctgctgctggagtctctAATAAAGCGGGGCGCAGCCTACGGAGAATGGCTTCTCCAAGGGGAGAAAATGGGGGTCCGTGGTGCTTCCGTTTGTGGAGCGTTGTGAGCTGGTCAGCCCAAGAGGGGTTCTTCTGGCTGGCTGGCCAGGAAAAGAATGGGTGGAAGCACTGGCTGAGTCTGAGCAAAGGGGCACAAGCCAGGGGAGCTGGGTTTTAAACCCATCCCGTGGAGTTTCTAGGAGACTTTTCCTCTGGTGGTAGATAGAGGATCGCGTTGATTCCAAGCAGGTGGGGATCTTTGAAACCCCCACTGGCTCTAGTCATGTTCCAATGATACTTAGTGACATTTTGCAATTGCAGTGTCTTCCTCAGCCAAAGGGGGCGCCCTGGAGGGATTTGCCTGGAGTCGCACAGCGAGTCAGCGTCAGTCCCCGGGGGGGTGTCCCCGagagtccctcccccgctccgACCACTGGAGCGTGCCTCGGACAAGGTGAGGGTCCCAGCTCAACAGATCTGCCTGCTTTTGTCTCTGTTACAGCAACACGCGGGCCTTCAAGGAGGAGCTGCTGACCAATTGCACCTATTTCCTCTGCAAAGGCCTGTATGCCCCCATGGACCTGGTCTCCCTGAGCACGGCCTCTGGCAAGCGCCTCTACTCCTTCCTCAGCTTCGGCTGGGGTTTCATCTCCGACGTGGACATCGCCAGCGAGAAGTACCGCCAACTGGGCAACGCCCGCTTCACCGTGGGCACCATCCAGCAGCTGGCCGGGTTGAAGGTCTACAAGGGCCGCCTCTCCTACCTGCCTGTAGAGATGTCCTCCTCAGCCCCCGACAGCCCTTCAGAGCAGAATAGCCACCACGTGCCATGCAGCAACGGTcgccccctccacatcctccctcAGCCTGCGCTGGGAGTGCCACGGCCCCCTCACGAAGGGTCCTGGCCAGAGGACCCTCTCCTGGTTCCCTTCGACCAGCCAGTCCCAAAGCACTGGACCGTTGTGCCTGAGGAGGAGTTTATCTCCATTTTCGCCATCTACCAGTCGCACTTGGGCGCTGACTTCACCATGGCCCCCACGGCCAAGCTTCACGATGGCTCCATGCACCTCTTCTACCTGAAAGCCGGGGTCTCCCGGCTGGGGCTGCTCAAACTCTTCCTAGCCATGGAGAAGGGGACCCACCTAGACCTGAACTGCCCCTACCTTCACTACGTCCCTGTGAGGGCCTTCCGGCTGGAGCCCTTTGCTTCCACCGGGCTCATGACGGTGGACGGCGAGCCGCTGGCGTGTGAGCCAGTGCAGGGCCAGGTGCACGACCAACTCTGCAGGATCATCAGTGGCTCCTGAGCCACCTGCCAAATAAACCACTTCAAAAAGGGTTTTGACCATGTACATCCCTGGGGTGCAGTGAGGGAGGACAGGCAAGGACCACTGCAAAGAATGCTTACACCTCCTGCCACTCCGTGTCTTCTCCAGCTcactcctctctcctcctctggaaTAGTTCACAGTGGTCTCTTGTTCCCCTTGCTCTGCCCAGCCTCCCGAGTCCCACCCCCACCGCAGTCCTTTTCCTGCCTGATCGCAGGCACTATGGGCCAAGCACTAAGAGGTTTGGTTAATAAGTTGGAGGGTGCGGGAGGGATACTCACAGCCTGGCTTGCCCCCTGTGTCAGGAAGCTCCTATGGGACACAGGTGCCTCCTGAGCAGTGGGTGGCACGTGATGGTACCCAAATACAGGTACAGCCCTTTCCAGGTAGCTTAGCAGCTGCAAGGatatttctccccccacccccagtctaaGTGCTGGGCTGCTTCTCTTCTCTGCTTCCAGATCAGCCTATCTTTGCAAGGGACTCCGCAGATGACTCGCCAACCCAGGCTCTCCGCAGTACAGGCCTCCCCTGCATTTCTGTTCCTAGGTTCCCCACAAGGACAAAGCCAGTCTGCTCCCTTCCCACAGCTCAACTATACACTAAAGGCACAAGAGCGCTACCCTTTCCCCCAGGAGCAGAGTGCCACGGAGACCGAGCACTGCTTCAGCACCAGCAAATACAGTGGGCACCAAGCCCCTGGAGCCAGTGAGGAAATGAGAACTGGCTCCACCATAAACTATAAACTTCTAGGGCCAACATTTATTACAATgaaccaatatttttttaaagaaaatatttctacCAAAAGCTCCATGGAGACAGAGTTTATTCTTAAAATGAGACAATAAAGATCTAGCTTTTCCAAAACAGGCAGCCTTGGCTGTTACATGGTGGGCACTCTGCTTTCATTGCAAACCTAAGCACCTGGAACTCCCAGGTTGGACTGTTTCCTCCCTGGGATTGCTGTGGTGTAATAAGCAATAAAGTTtcttggagcagcagcagctcaggggTTATTGCTTTCTGATTTTGCCAGCAAGGGGCTGTGGGCGAATTGCTCCAAAATGCACTGCCTCTTGGCATTTGCACAAAATCCCAGTCAGCCTCTAGAAAATCCCTTTATTCTCTGGCATAGGGACGGGCTGGGATGACTCATGGTGGGCCGAGAGGTGGTGTCATCCAAATCCAaggtattaaaaaaattaactttgcaGGGTCCATTGAGTTAATATGTTTTAACTGTAAAGGGGAAAACCACCACTCTAGTCCAACGGCTGTTTCTTTAGAAACATTTTGGAAGAGTAGGCTAAAAACAGAAATGTTACAGTAGTCACACAGCGTAGCACTCCTTGGTggtcagataccacagtgatgggcagccTTGTGAAAACCTAGACAGCATTCATGTCCATGGCCCACATTGCCTGGGTTGGGTTAGGTAGCAATACACTCATCACATCCACAGTCCAGCTGAAGCACGCTGTGACTTTCAGCACGGTGCAGGTACGTGATCTAAACAGACAAACGCTTGTGGGAACGGGCTGGCTGTGCAGGCAGACTGAACAGCGACCAAGTGCTGATTATACCCATTTCATATGGTGACACCAGTTTTTTTGGTTGCCTCTAATTTTTGATCTAAAGCGACAGTGACAAACCCGGATTTAGAATGTTCAGCCATGACAGAGGAACcgcagacagcagctgctgttcaCATTTATTCATCTGCAAACTATGCAATTAGGATCCTAAAGCAGGGAAAGAAAAGTCTAATTGTTTGCCAGCCAGTCATGATCAAACGGAGCTCAGAGTTATTTTCACTCCAGCAAGGCAGGCAACAAACAGGACCCATATCCCCAAataagggatggggggggggggggaggtacctTTCCGTATGGCATTGGGCCAGGTGTACAAATGGATGCAGTGATGCTCTGGTCTAAACACTTTAACTGTGTTTAATTCCTTCCTCCATTGTTGGGCGATTAGATTGTCAGGAACAATCAATAGCATGTGCCCTACAGCAGATAATCAGGTCTGCCTGTAGAAATGTCTCTCCTACACCACTGTTGCAGGCTTAGTGCTGGTTTAGTGTCTGAAAGATTCTCTCTGGCGAATTCCACCACATAGGCACATAGAGGCTTTTCCTGCATGTCCAGCTCCACAAGTTTTTCAGGAAGTTCCTGGATTCCTAAACCCTTGATCTTTCCCTTGATTTGATTTTCAAGGGACCCCTGCATGGGCACTTGCCTGGCCTAGAACTCTACAGCTGCCGCTTCTCTGCAGATGGCATTCCAGGTCCTAGGGTTTCCAAAGTTTGCCCCAGGTGCTTTGAGTCTGGTTTTACAGCAGCCATCCTGTCCCCTAGGCCTGCTAATCTAGCACCCTCATCTTTTAGCCCAGAGTCAATTGTCTGGAATTTGGTAACCAACAAAGTTGGCAATTGAGACTGTGCAAACTCCTCTTAAATGGTAGGTCCCTGCTGAGGAAATGGAAGTGCATGCTGCAGGCAAAGCCATGAGGCTTAAGGCCATCAGCATTGTGTCCCCCATTTGTATGTGCCCATTAAGAACAACCAGCTGTTTGCATCCACTCGGAGGTTTCTGCTTCAGGAGGGTAAAGCTCCTAACCTGCAGTAGCAGCAGCTCGTTGTCTCAGAGCGGAGCTGTCAGACTGTGCAGCACAAAAAAAAGGGAGGCTCATGTCCTATTGCATGTCAAAGTTACCCACCCACTCCCTGGAGGTTTCCTGGCCTCCCTTGAGtagccttcccccccctccccaccccgtaaTACCCCTGGTGTTACCTTTACAAGAAGAGCCATCTGAGCCCTCTGCTTCCTGCAGTGTGCCTGTGTGGGTGTACACCCAACCTGGCCATGGTTCATTCATGAAGGGAGGCCCCTGGCAATAGCTGCCTAGGAACAGACCTCCCTCCTCTCCGAAGAGGACTATATAAAACTAAACTAGTCTTGCTACCGCAGTTACAGCCTACAGCAAGTGCCATTAAACCACAGCACTCCAGCTCCTGCCATAGTTTCCTACACTTGAGGTGATCTGAGCAGAGTGCGGAGCTGTTAAATGGTGCTCGGAACTCTCATGGCAGTCATTAAGGTTCACACGTACTTCATTTCTGCTTTGGTTTCTCCTCACGTCCTTGACCCTTGTCCCTGCTGcctgactgtccctttaaatcttttCTAACCACACCTGTTCAGTCATTGCCCTTTAAAAAACAGTACTTACACAGAACACTTAAGTCCATCACCGTCCCAGAGCAGAACGCCATATTCCCATTCTGCAGCATGGGGGAAACTGAAGCCTTGTGAGATTCAGGGATTTGCGCCCAAAGTCACAGAATCAACagaagagccaggattagaacctgGGACTTCCTaaattccaggcctgggcaccacCCACGAGCCCCTCTCAGCTTCCCTTTTTT from Malaclemys terrapin pileata isolate rMalTer1 chromosome 13, rMalTer1.hap1, whole genome shotgun sequence includes:
- the SPHK1 gene encoding sphingosine kinase 1, translating into MEGGQPGPGASSPQSDAAEVLLHGVFALLDPAPKMSYALSLTCGRELRMQRVGSAPASPSAALKLADCIGCSAFTGREPQPEPAAYFSVFCYPFRKGWWDASPSRQRLARIFRVCVSQEPEDNLKLAETWAGKIRELAAPRVPRQEGVTWGLLPRPCHVLVLLNPQSGTGHALQLFRSLVQPMLAEADVTFTLFVTERPNHARELVRAGDLSQWDAVAVLAGDGLLYEVVNGLMERQDWQAAIKKPLCTLPGGSGNALAASINHYAGNTRAFKEELLTNCTYFLCKGLYAPMDLVSLSTASGKRLYSFLSFGWGFISDVDIASEKYRQLGNARFTVGTIQQLAGLKVYKGRLSYLPVEMSSSAPDSPSEQNSHHVPCSNGRPLHILPQPALGVPRPPHEGSWPEDPLLVPFDQPVPKHWTVVPEEEFISIFAIYQSHLGADFTMAPTAKLHDGSMHLFYLKAGVSRLGLLKLFLAMEKGTHLDLNCPYLHYVPVRAFRLEPFASTGLMTVDGEPLACEPVQGQVHDQLCRIISGS